A part of Asterias rubens chromosome 14, eAstRub1.3, whole genome shotgun sequence genomic DNA contains:
- the LOC117299438 gene encoding PIN2/TERF1-interacting telomerase inhibitor 1-like, with product MAMLAEPKRRQKLSSDPRNSAWSNDTNKFGHQLMEKMGWKQGKGLGINEDGKTSHISVSLKNNTLGLGCSQERGDNWISHQDDFNDLLNSLNQNQQDAKKKSKPQSLQEKSKKAKNRVHYKKFTAGKDLSTYDDHAMNCIMGVRQSSNTPQNQSENASDDEACSEDGSSRVGFGFSSSIKPVVNVSHQDNDFGVVTTTSTNSMQEYFAKKMKALHEKRNISSTSEMGVYLECTGEADCEPTTQNNNTEESTYQRKKKKSKRKRKNKEIQQCTEEESDSPDKAMDQDDCKEVHLNNGIKTEKKKKKKRKKVEDAAAVVCNEDLQNDESNNDKIGQEGPRKKKETTKKVKKRKNQQS from the exons ATGGCAATGTTAGCTGAGCCAAAACGCCGACAGAAGTTGTCATCTGACCCAAGAAATAGCGCTTGGAGTAATG ATACAAACAAGTTTGGTCATCAGTTGATGGAGAAGATGGGTTGGAAGCAAGGAAAAGGACTTGGAATAAATGAAGATGGCAAGACAAGCCATATTTCTGTGTCTCTTAAAAACAATACTTTAG GTTTGGGCTGTAGTCAAGAGCGAGGTGATAACTGGATCAGTCATCAGGATGACTTTAATGATTTATTGAACTCACTTAATCAAAACCAACAAGACGCTAAGAAGAAGAGTAAACCACAGAGTCTTCAAGAGAAATCTAAGAAAGCCAAGAACAGAGTCCA CTACAAGAAATTCACAGCAGGGAAAGATCTCTCTACGTATGATGATCATGCAATGAATTGCATTATGGGAGTTAGACAGAGCAGCAATACACCACAAAACCAATCG GAGAATGCTTCAGATGATGAAGCATGTAGTGAAGATGGTTCTAGTCGAGTTGGTTTTGGGTTTAGCTCCAGCATCAAACCTGTTGTAAATGTATCTCATCAAGACAATGATTTCGGTGTTGTGACTACTACTAGCACAAATAGCATGCAG gaatACTTTGCTAAGAAGATGAAAGCACTTCATGAAAAAAGGAACATCTCTTCAACATCTGAGATGGGAGTGTATTTAGAATGTACTGGTGAGGCAGATTGTGAACccacaacacaaaacaacaacacagaGGAGAGTACATACcagagaaagaagaagaaatcaaaaagaaaacGCAAGAACAAAGAGATACAGCAGTGTACAGAAGAAGAATCTGATAGTCCAGATAAAGCAATGGACCAAGATGATTGTAAAGAAGTTCATTTAAACAATGGCATCAAaacagagaaaaagaaaaagaaaaaaaggaagaaagttGAGGATGCAGCAGCAGTGGTTTGTAATGAAGATCTACAGAACGATGAAtcaaataatgacaaaattgGGCAAGAAGGACCGAGGAAGAAAAAGGAAACTACAAAGaaagttaaaaaaagaaaaaatcaacaAAGCTAA
- the LOC117299395 gene encoding transcriptional adapter 3-B-like — protein MKMTEVKDCPLQFQEFIPVDHEKSCPRYTTVLQRDEEEGIVMDELDTLQLELETLLAAVSKRMLQLETENKTLVDWLDRRDKKGVLTPSPASGKGKPQKDDSSTPSGKRSRVDEKAEKPEKPPKKMKESGGKQGAMAATTTPTTPSAPSGRPKAKSMHQKLQEYEFTDDPLAEPVPPRIPRNDAPDRFWTSLEPYCADISSDDIKVLDDMLKTSDDDMDYFKIPPLGKHYALRWAQEDLLEEQREGNKIGEKKKSSLNSANSKEAKALLNKAESREEDICPFGPLTQRLISALVEENIMTPVEDIISETNLKGDGSEVKDVSSPKNGNRFTVPHTRALEARLREELLHLGLLDADDPVTDDTDDEILVELEKRQAELRALSAHNRSQKMRLYRLAKEELKRQELRQKMRACDNETMDAFRRIMAARQKKRSPTKKEKDQAWKTIKEREGLVKQLDTM, from the exons ATGAAGATGACCGAGGTGAAAGATTGTCCTCTTCAATTCCAAGAGTTTATACCAGTTGATCATGAGAAGTCCTGTCCGAGATACACTACAG TTTTACAACGAGATGAAGAAGAAGGCATTGTGATGGATGAATTAGATACACTTCAACTTGAACTGGAAACCTTGTTGGCTGCTGTATCTAAACGTATGCTGCAACTagaaacagaaaataaaacactAGTGGATTGGCTGGACAGACGTGACAAGAAAGGAGTTCTCACACCATCACCAGCAAgtggaaaaggaaaacca CAGAAAGATGATTCCTCAACACCATCTGGCAAAAGAAGTCGTGTTGATGAGAAAGCTGAGAAACCTGAGAAACCTCCTAAGAAGATGAAAGAGTCTGGAGGCAAACAAGGTGCAATGGCAGCAACCACTACACCAACAACTCCATCTGCTCCATCAGGAAGACCCAAGGCAAAGAGTATGCAT CAAAAACTGCAGGAATATGAATTCACTGACGATCCCCTGGCTGAGCCTGTACCACCACGCATTCCTCGTAACGATGCACCAGATAGATTCTGGACATCATTGGAACCATACTGTGCAGATATCTCAAGTGATGATATTAAAGTATTAGACGATATGCTCAAGACGTCAGATGATGATATGGACTACTTCAAGATTCCACCATTGGGCAAACACTATGCTCTCAGATGGGCTCAAGAAGACCTGTTAGAAGAACAAAGAGAAG gaaacaaaattggtGAGAAGAAGAAGAGCTCGTTGAACAGTGCAAACAGTAAAGAGGCAAAAGCACTACTCAATAAAGCAGAGAG TCGTGAAGAGGACATCTGTCCGTTTGGTCCTCTGACGCAACGTCTTATATCAGCACTAGTAGAAGAGAACATTATGACACCTGTTGAAGACATCATCTCAGAAACAAACCTAAAG GGAGATGGTAGTGAAGTGAAAGACGTTTCTTCTCCCAAGAATGGCAATCGATTCACTGTTCCTCATACAAGAGCCTTAGAAGCAAGGTTGAGAGAAGAACTACTTCATCTTG GTCTATTAGATGCTGATGATCCTGTCACAGATGACACTGATGATGAAATCTTAGTGGAGCTTGAGAAAAGACAAGCTGAATTACGAGCTCTGTCTGCACATAATCGCAGCCAGAAGATGAGATTATATAGACTAGCCAAAGAAGAATTAAAACGCCAAGAACTAAGACAAAAAATGAGAGCTTGTGATAATGAG ACCATGGATGCATTTCGTCGTATTATGGCTGCACGGCAAAAGAAGCGCTCCCcaacgaaaaaagaaaaagaccaAGCTTGGAAAACTATCAAGGAAAGGGAGGGACTTGTAAAACAGTTGGATACAATGTGA